In a single window of the Arachis hypogaea cultivar Tifrunner chromosome 6, arahy.Tifrunner.gnm2.J5K5, whole genome shotgun sequence genome:
- the LOC112697018 gene encoding thioredoxin-like 1-1, chloroplastic, with protein sequence MAELLTKTSLVSSWHGDTQHHHNPRVSVVPKSYSFGYGLKRFPSLKMKSQVLRSSTLSSDFHGKKLLFRVNRSSSPNRVNSQLRPSIVSQMTGRIGKVQKWWEKGIQPNMREVTSAEDLVNSLLNAGDKLVIVDFFSPGCGGCKALHPKICQLAEMNPDIQFLQVNYEDHRSMCYSLNVHVLPFFRFYRGAEGRLCQFSCTNATIKKFRDALAKHTPERCSLEPTKGLEEKELLALAANKELNFTYTPKPKPKPVQPAAPSLNPLRLPSFIAKSDVSKDRTLATSGR encoded by the exons ATGGCCGAGCTTTTGACCAAGACGAGCTTGGTTTCTTCATGGCATGGAGATACACAACATCATCATAATCCTAGGGTTTCTGTCGTTCCTAAGAGTTATAGCTTCGGTTATGGTTTGAAGAGATTCCCTTCTTTGAAGATGAAATCACAGGTGCTCAGATCTTCAACTCTGTCATCTGATTTTCATGGCAAAAAGCTCCTATTTCGTGTGAATAGATCATCATCGCCTAACAGGGTTAATTCGCAGCTTCGACCTTCTATAGTGTCTCAG ATGACTGGTAGAATTGGTAAGGTTCAGAAATGGTGGGAGAAAGGGATTCAACCGAACATGAGGGAAGTGACTTCCGCAGAGGACCTTGTGAATTCACTATTGAACGCAGGGGACAagcttgttattgttgatttcttcaGTCCTGGTTGTGGTGGCTGCAAAGCCCTTCATCCTAAG ATATGTCAATTGGCTGAGATGAATCCTGATATTCAGTTCCTTCAGGTGAACTATGAGGATCATAGATCCATGTGTTATAGCCTCAATGTCCATGTTCTTCCCTTCTTCCGCTTCTATAGAGGAGCTGAAGGTCGTTTATGCCAGTTTAGCTGTACCAATGCTACG ATCAAGAAGTTTAGAGATGCATTAGCTAAACACACTCCAGAAAGATGTAGCTTGGAGCCAACAAAAGGGTTAGAAGAGAAAGAACTTCTAGCACTTGCTGCCAACAAAGAACTCAACTTCACATACACACCAAAACCAAAACCGAAACCAGTTCAACCTGCTGCACCCAGTTTAAATCCCCTCCGTTTACCCTCATTCATAGCAAAGTCTGATGTCTCCAAAGACAGAACCTTGGCCACTTCTGGGAGATGA